Proteins from one Paenibacillus amylolyticus genomic window:
- the rimP gene encoding ribosome maturation factor RimP: MSTTNIKSTVEEMIQPYLNEQGFELVDIEYVKEGSNWFLRVYVDKEGGIDIDDCVLISEKLSAKLDENDPIPTIYFLEVSSPGAERPLKKPEDVTKAVGKNVFVTTYEPVNGLKEFEGKLLSFDDGELVIEAGKKQHAISYDKVASARLAILF, from the coding sequence TTGAGCACAACGAACATTAAATCTACCGTGGAAGAAATGATCCAACCCTACTTGAACGAACAAGGCTTCGAGCTGGTTGACATCGAATACGTCAAAGAAGGCAGCAACTGGTTTTTACGGGTGTATGTCGACAAAGAGGGTGGCATCGACATCGACGATTGCGTCTTAATCAGCGAAAAGCTGAGCGCCAAGCTGGATGAGAACGATCCGATTCCAACCATCTATTTCCTTGAAGTGTCTTCTCCCGGTGCGGAGCGTCCACTGAAAAAACCTGAGGACGTTACCAAAGCTGTAGGCAAAAATGTTTTTGTTACAACCTACGAGCCGGTGAACGGATTGAAGGAATTTGAAGGCAAGCTGCTTTCCTTTGATGACGGGGAACTCGTGATCGAAGCAGGCAAAAAACAGCATGCCATCTCTTATGATAAGGTTGCCAGTGCGCGCCTAGCTATTTTGTTTTAA